From the genome of Drosophila melanogaster chromosome 2L, one region includes:
- the sens-2 gene encoding senseless-2, isoform B: MDVAKMQATSGQHLLHPAAPPAHQHHLPLDYSLGNFKPAIASDFPGPFLTSQQSSSASNSASSSAAATVPLQVRDLSALTAMATIPSPTQLLHQRIQMSADAALGHHQQQPAQNPNPNPNHPQPQMPPASTSPHEYAPMSAFKAVLPKKRNSDDASLAFSISRLVKTEQLTAMAAAVGLKPPTPLEDNNNSISMLSKNQQMHQQHHQQSHLAQRPKPAFISASEKLRRQSRSRSRSRSRSPCSSQIDMEDADSNHSHRSLHSRSRSRSRSRSHSRSRSHSSSSSVELEVDSPPGSPRISSPSGASASASELLITANGGGRSIGSKKSDLFSVSALLRRDEPPPQRRTPRSPPLGHLTSSGLAMPFNPLEAMRQGYPPNYDAAMFQRPLFSPALPFFAAVAFHQGQQQQQQQQQQQSGLAAGYHPDSQENLFRLRSLMVPLQSAGQNNSSAAAAAAAAAAAAVGVGVGVGVGVPPNGGHLGLPHSPHLHHFHHMAAKWPGLHQFSDLYSCMKCEKMFSTPHGLEVHSRRTHHGKKPYACELCNKTFGHEVSLSQHRAVHNVEKVFECKQCGKRFKRSSTLSTHLLIHSDTRPYPCNYCGKRFHQKSDMKKHTYIHTGEKPHKCQVCGKAFSQSSNLITHSRKHTGYKPFSCKLCHKAFQRKVDLRRHKETQHTDLRVHLGKVDFMSAAAAAAASAELSAAAAAAAAAGGSVPGGGPPGSQGANAVGSAPNGAPPMGGLNCQKVSLLA, translated from the exons ATGGACGTGGCCAAAATGCAAGCCACTTCCGGTCAGCATCTGCTGCATCCGGCCGCACCGCCCGCCCACCAACACCACCTGCCCCTCGACTACAGCCTGGGCAACTTTAAGCCAGCCATCGCGTCTGACTTTCCCGGACCCTTCCTCACCAGCCAGCAATCCTCGTCGGCCTCCAAttccgcctcctcctccgccgccgccaccgttCCGCTGCAGGTGCGCGATCTCAGCGCGCTGACGGCCATGGCCACGATACCCTCGCCCACCCAGCTGCTTCACCAGCGCATACAGATGTCCGCGGACGCGGCCTTGggccaccaccagcagcagccggCACagaatcccaatcccaatccgaatCACCCGCAGCCACAGATGCCGCCGGCCTCCACGTCGCCGCACGAGTACGCGCCTATGTCCGCCTTCAAAGCGGTGCTGCCCAAGAAGCGAAACTCCGACG ATGCCTCGCTAGCATTTAGCATAAGCAGACTGGTCAAGACTGAACAACTAACGGCGATGGCGGCGGCCGTTGGCCTTAAGCCGCCGACTCCTCTGGaggacaacaacaactcaaTCTCGATGCTGAGCAAAAATCAGCAGatgcaccagcagcaccaccaacagTCGCATCTTGCCCAGCGCCCCAAGCCAGCCTTTATCAGCGCCAGCGAAAAGCTGCGCCGCCAATCGCGATCCCGCTCCAGGTCGAGATCCCGCAGTCCCTGCTCATCGCAAATCGACATGGAGGATGCGGATTCGAACCACTCGCACCGTTCTCTGCACTCACGCTCGAGATCGCGATCACGTTCCCGCTCCCATTCCCGCTCCCGCTCGCACTCGAGCAGCTCATCCGTGGAACTGGAGGTGGACTCGCCGCCCGGCAGTCCGCGCATCAGCTCGCCCAGCGGCGCCTCAGCCTCCGCCTCCGAGCTCCTAATCACCGCCAATGGTGGCGGTCGTAGCATAGGATCCAAGAAGTCGGATCTCTTCTCCGTTTCCGCGCTGCTGCGGCGAGACGAACCGCCTCCACAGCGACGGACGCCACGCAGTCCGCCACTGGGTCATCTGACATCCAGCGGTCTGGCCATGCCATTCAATCCGCTGGAGGCGATGCGCCAGGGTTATCCGCCCAACTACGATGCGGCCATGTTCCAGCGACCGCTCTTCTCGCCCGCCCTGCCCTTCTTCGCCGCCGTCGCCTTCCACCAaggacagcagcagcagcagcaacagcaacaacagcaatccGGATTGGCAGCAGG CTACCATCCGGATTCGCAGGAAAATCTCTTCCGTCTGCGCAGTCTGATGGTGCCGCTCCAATCCGCCGGACAGAACAATTCctcggcagcagcggcggcggcagcagctgcggcGGCTGCCGTCGGCGTGGGCGTTGGCGTCGGTGTGGGCGTGCCACCCAATGGCGGTCATCTGGGCCTGCCCCACTCGCCACACCTGCACCACTTCCATCACATGGCCGCCAAGTGGCCGGGCCTGCACCAATTCAGCGACCTGTACTCGTGCATGAAGTGCGAGAAGATGTTCTCCACGCCACACGGCCTCGAGGTCCACTCCCGCCGGACGCACCACGGCAAGAAGCCCTACGCCTGCGAGCTCTGCAACAAGACCTTCGGGCACGAGGTCAGCCTCAGCCAGCACAG GGCGGTGCACAACGTGGAGAAAGTGTTCGAGTGCAAGCAGTGCGGCAAGCGCTTCAAGCGCTCCAGCACCCTGTCCACCCACCTGCTCATCCACAGCGACACGCGGCCTTATCCCTGCAACTACTGCGGCAAGCGGTTCCACCAGAAGAGCGACATGAAGAAGCACACCTACATCCACACAG GCGAGAAACCGCACAAGTGCCAGGTGTGCGGAAAGGCCTTCAGCCAGAGCTCCAACCTGATCACGCATTCCCGCAAGCACACCGGCTACAAGCCCTTCTCCTGCAAGCTCTGCCACAAGGCCTTCCAGCGGAAGGTGGACCTGCGCCGGCACAAGGAGACCCAGCACACGGATCTGCGTGTCCACCTGGGCAAGGTGGACTTCAtgtcggcggcggcggcagcggcagcctCTGCGGAACTgagtgcagcagcagcggcggcggcggcggcggggGGTTCCGTTCCGGGCGGAGGACCACCGGGCAGCCAGGGAGCCAATGCGGTTGGCTCCGCTCCAAATGGGGCTCCACCGATGGGGGGACTCAACTGCCAGAAGGTATCGCTGCTGGCATAA
- the Rca1 gene encoding regulator of cyclin A1, translating into MSAYYRRAALRKKSPSRGSSFELEMNESGYTSFLALHNSTAETPFLLEDAEGENCRNASNTTTFFRGLNTPSGHQEQDLYWGKPYPRTQPQKKFSAEEEPFSMTPRLQDEHSLPKRRKKHFQSPHSSPKKSKKLLFPHIEEPPKNRFYGGVEKLDIVAKLAQWQPALQCILRHVGAHTLDVMTKVSPAWKQAVYRSQRDLERLQNHRLKLNLTKENPHVPKRCSHVPKANHTVPLQTSNHSSLANSAASLMDSGNSSIHLMDVDAGRVLREQTQRVKCPRCGRGSRVFISEAAKCGENLLSQTLPIGRTTSTFPCMTGPPLKRFLSLDLDEVRTSPQGPPYNFAECTSVICQFRFCVNCLCKSHPGERCLVTELDTPSKLMMPRERLTPPQRAQNRDPKITRKNSLKRLCF; encoded by the coding sequence ATGAGCGCCTATTATCGGCGCGCGGCGTTGCGGAAGAAGAGCCCAAGCCGAGGGTCATCCTTCGAGTTGGAGATGAACGAGTCTGGCTACACATCCTTCCTGGCGCTGCACAATTCCACCGCGGAGACGCCATTTTTATTGGAGGACGCTGAGGGCGAAAACTGTCGCAATGCATCGAATACCACAACATTCTTTCGGGGGCTGAACACGCCCAGTGGCCACCAGGAGCAGGACCTTTACTGGGGCAAGCCCTATCCCAGAACACAGCCCCAAAAGAAATTTTCCGCGGAGGAGGAGCCTTTCTCTATGACTCCGCGTCTGCAGGATGAGCATAGTCTGCCCAAGCGACGCAAGAAACACTTTCAATCGCCACACAGTAGCCCCAAGAAGTCCAAAAAGCTGCTCTTTCCCCACATAGAAGAACCGCCCAAGAATCGCTTCTACGGCGGTGTCGAAAAGCTGGATATCGTGGCCAAGCTGGCGCAATGGCAACCGGCACTGCAGTGCATACTGCGTCATGTGGGCGCCCACACGCTGGACGTGATGACCAAGGTATCGCCGGCCTGGAAGCAGGCTGTTTATCGCAGCCAACGCGACTTGGAGCGCCTACAGAACCACCGACTCAAATTGAATCTAACCAAAGAGAATCCTCACGTGCCCAAGCGGTGCAGCCATGTGCCCAAGGCAAACCACACAGTGCCATTGCAGACCTCGAACCATAGCAGCCTGGCCAACAGCGCCGCCTCGCTAATGGACTCGGGCAACTCGAGCATCCACCTGATGGACGTGGATGCCGGAAGGGTGCTGCGCGAGCAGACGCAGCGCGTCAAGTGTCCGCGATGCGGTCGAGGCAGCCGGGTTTTCATAAGCGAGGCGGCCAAGTGTGGCGAAAACCTATTGTCGCAAACTCTGCCTATTGGACGTACAACCAGCACATTCCCCTGCATGACGGGTCCGCCTCTCAAACGCTTCCTGTCCCTGGATCTTGACGAGGTCAGGACTTCACCGCAAGGACCGCCATATAACTTCGCCGAATGCACCAGTGTCATCTGCCAGTTTCGGTTCTGCGTCAACTGTCTGTGCAAGTCGCATCCCGGCGAGCGTTGCCTGGTCACCGAACTGGACACACCATCCAAACTGATGATGCCACGGGAGCGACTGACGCCGCCACAACGTGCCCAGAACCGTGATCCGAAAATCACAAGGAAGAACTCGCTCAAGCGGCTCTGCTTTTAG